The following nucleotide sequence is from Amia ocellicauda isolate fAmiCal2 chromosome 14, fAmiCal2.hap1, whole genome shotgun sequence.
TGCTGTGTGGCTGCCCCCGCACTCCACCTGCACTTAACGCACCCCTGGGTGAGACTGCCACCCCGAAAATACCTaactgccctctctctctctctctctctctctctctctctctctctctctctctctctctctctctctcttcctccctctgtaGTATTAacctccctcccccccctctcCGTCTGTTTCTGCCCCCTTCCGCCTTCTTTCTCTCAATGTCcctgtttcttctctctctctctctctctctctctctctctctctctctctctctctctctctctctctgtcccctaaATGACATCAGTATTGCCAAAACACTGACAGAcaggtctctctctcccacagtgTCCTGGCTGCAGTATTATGAATGGCGGGGGCTGGATCtgtcctctcctgtgtgtgtgctgctgtcCCCCGCCCTCACCATCTACCACATCATCACCTGTCTGGTGCCACGTGACTGTGAGTGCCCCCCCCATCATCCTCTCTCTGTTAgattgtctttctgtctgtataTCTGTCAAACTGTCTATCTCTGTCTGTCAGATTgactttctgtctgtctctctgtcagtctgtatgtctctctgtcaaattgtctttctgattgtctgtttgtctgtcaaattgtctttctgttggtctctgtctgtttgtctgtttttcggATTGTCTgtctgaatgaatgaattaattaatttctctctctgtctctctctctgtctctctctccgctctgtctgtctgtccatcagTCCCGGACCTGAACATCCTGAAGAAGCAGTCTCTGAGGATCCACTTCCTGGAGGCAGAGAGACACTACAGCACCCCGCTCATCTTCTGGGTGAGCCGCCTGTCCCACGacactgtctgcctgtctgtcctgtgtgtgtgcccGTCCTGCTGTCTGATGACAAAATGTCTgcccgcccccccaccccaacctcTCCAGGAGCTGTCCGCCCTGCTCCCTCATGTGACCTTTGAACTTCTGTTTGTGGGGGAGGGGCTTCCCCAGACCTGTGTCGACAAGCAACACCAACTCCTGCAGATTAAGGTATTGCTAATACACACACCCCTTTAAGAGTAACAAACTCACCTCGCCTCTCTGCAGTTTATACAGCTAAAGAAACACCTGTAGTtaatccagtccagtccagtcctgtaatccagtccagtcctgtaatccagtccagtccagtcctgtAATCCACTCCAGTCCTGCAATGCAGTCCAGTGCAGTCCTCTAATCCAGTCCAGTCCTGTAATCCAGTCCAATCCAGTCCTGTAATCCAGTCCAGTCCTGTaatccagtccagtgcagtctAGTCCTGTAAACCAGTCCAGCCTAGTCCTGttatccagtccagtccagtcccgtaatgcagtccagtccagtcctgtAATCCACTCCAGTTCTGTAATGTAATCCATTTCAGTCCTGCAATCCAGTCCTGGAAtccagtctagtccagtccagtcctatAATCCAGTCCTGtaatccagtccagtccagtcctgtaatccagtccagtccagtcctgtAATCCAGTCCAGTCCTGTATTTCAGTCCACTCCACTCCTGTAATCCAGTATTTCCTGTCTCTGCTCAGGGTGGCCGTGTGACCCTGCTATCCTTTGGCCCAGAGAACAGAAAGGCCAAGAAGAGCATCCGGGTCAAAGGTTACCGCTGGACCTATGACCTGTTCCAGGGCCCCAAACCAGACCTGGTGATTGGTGAgtgtcaggggtcaggggttaGGGAGTGTTTTAGCGTCTCTATatctctgtatctgtgtgttgtGTCCATCTCCGTATGTGCTTATTGCTCAGATAAGTGCGTTCCTCTCGGTCTGTCTGTCACTCagggtctgtctgtctctgaacATTAATATATCacagtctcagtgtgtcagtacacGAGTCAGtgcttcagtgtgtctgtcagtgtcttaGTGTCTCTGAGTGTCAGGTGCAGTCAGTGTGCCGTgcatcagtgtctcagtgtgtcaatgcatcagtcagtgtgccagtcTGTGAGTGCGTCAGTGTCTCTGTTCCTCTGCAGGGTTCCGGTCTGACTTTTGTCTCAGTAACTCCTGGATGAGCATTTTGCATAGACTACAAGTAAGCACCCCCCACACACTGTAAATATTATAATGCAGTAAATACATATCAACAATGTATTAAGGGAGTAACATATTGATACCAAATAAAACGCAGTTGTCATAATTGTACTACTTAATGTGACTTCTGGGTGACCAAATTGTCCACTAGCTTTTTGAAGTTAGGTGTAAGGCAGGTGCACCGTTTGTTAAGCACCTcagtcgcgttcttgtagcgcagattcacgcagttctgtgcagatctgcagagtcccaccgatcccattgcgGAGCTATGCGCTACACGGACGCAGCCTTCAAGCTGCCGACTGCACGGAGCAGATGCAGGGCGTGCCGTTGATTCCTAGGCAGGATGGCAAGTTATGCGGTGTCTCTGTATACTGAGACGTTTTTCAGGTTTCCTGTCCATTGAGGTGAAATGGCCTATGTGCTCTGTTAACTAACAAAACAACTCACAGCTTTGTCCTAAGAGTCCTACCTTTATCAGCATTTTTCTGCCTTTTCACACACCCTTCACTGGTGAAGTAGTAGATTAACTCAACTCTCCACATTCTTTTCCATCCAATCTTGTAACAAAACAATCCTGCTGAAATAATTCCAGGTTTAGTTGAGACATGCACAGAATGGCTCGTTTAGACCACACATGGGGAAgttatatttttatgttattaaatatgttGTCCTATTGTGAAGTATTGTAACCTGCTTACTTGTAAGATGttaaaataaagcatgtttTGTGTTACCTGTTCTTTTGGTCTGATATAAGGGGTCACGCCTCCTGGGTTTTTGTTATTGAATGGCTGGGTTCTTGTAGGCAAATCAAAATGTATCTAAGAGGTGCAGTCCCTGCCAACACACAAAGTTAGAAAACAttttggcaacattgtgtgttagctggggtcTGTCCTTGAAGGGGGAGGAGTACAGTAGACAGATAATAGAGTGTGAgtagaaaaaacaaagaaaaacaagagcGTGTTGTTGCTGGTTTTGAAAGACTTcagccatacatattttgttatttttccacttttttAATTCGTAAACGGTTACCCTCACCAAGAGCCCAGGTATgactctttccctctctctctctctctctctctctctctctctttctcgcaGTCCCTAAGGGTCCCGGCCTATTTCTGTGAGAGCAGTGAGCTGAGCTGTGTGTCTGGCCAGCCGGTCATGGCTGCGGCCACGGGGGGGTCGCTGTCGTCGCCCTCCCTCAACCCCTTCCACTGCCCCCTGCGCATCACCGGCACGGaccactgcctgccctggtgagAGGAGGGGGAGGCATGGAGGAGGAAGCAGGGGTGGAAGGGAGGAGGGATGGTATCTCCATATCCTGgtccctcactccctccctctaccCCTCTCTTTCACTCCCTCAGCTACTCCAATGCGTTTATCTTCCACCTGGTCTACAAACCTCCCCCCCAAGCGAGGAGGGAGCAACAAGAACAGCAgcagccccccccaccccaggccTTCCCCCCAGGCCCCCAGCGCAGAGGAGACAGGGTCAAGATGAAGCAGAGGGAGAAGAAGCAGGCAGGGCGCAACATGCCCCGTCGCAAGAAATGACACGCCAAGGGCTACACGTCGACGCACTGACGTCAGCCACCAGTAACTCCATAAGGATGGTACAAACATGCAGAAATAGAACTTAGCCACTGACACACTAATGACACACAACCAAccaaacacactgtatacacacaatgacacacaccacaccactgaAGAAACCTGTTCATTTACACTGTTATCACATGCTTATAACACATGCCAACACTGCAAGAACACAGTAGGTAACCCCCAGCCACACAACAAGCACTCACAACTCCTGGGCCGCACTTTAATAAATCACAGTGTCTCTTGTGAACTGTATATGCTTAAATAAACGTTTATCCCCTGACGAGACTGACTCTGTTTGCTGTCACAGTAACAGCTGTTTTGTAACCCACTGAcgattattattcacagttaGTGATGAGTAACACATATCCAGTGTTTGAATTGTGTCAGAGGTCTTGGGGTCAGaatgggtgaggatgcacaCCTTTCCATTTGTGAGCCTTTGCTGGAGATCAGCTGTTTCCgccgctgatgtaggagtttctaggtgaatgcaAGTCTCATGTTGTGACGCTggaattcatcaataacatccaCTGACATTAGGGTGAGTCCTTATCTATATACAAGTGTGCTAGtctttcttctgtcatagtggaaTGCAAATTTGTTTTGAATCGTTTTAGCGTACTGAATGTTCACTCCCCTGTTGCTGTAGTGACTGGAATGGTATTTAAGAACATCAGAAGTGTTTAACCCTCTGAAAATATGAGTGAAGTGCGTACTACTATAGTGCTGGCATCTGGGAATGGCAGTTCGATTCGAGAACTGCGTATACCCGTATGATGTAGCCTGCTGTGATCTAGGCATCTATTTAGTTACTCCAGACTCTGTAAAGCTGTTTAACCATCACTTGGTGAAGTATACCTATCAAATAATTTATCATATTGTTTCCTAACCGTAATCTGTCGCACGTCACGGATACAGCCATCAGCCACTCATAGAGGCTCAGTGGAGATATTGAAATAATTACAATTGTGGAGAAACTCATCAATGATTTCTTATTTGATATGTATACGATAACTGTCAATACAATGAAAATCCATCCAAATTTCAACTTGCAGAATCCAATACGGTCTGAAAAGCGATGCGCTATTGAGCTGCAGGATGATACGGGAGCTTTTCAGTGTCGCAGTTTGCCTCGTTAATGGAGTAGTTCAAGAGACTTCTGCTTGATATTATAATGAAAggaatttattaaaataataacaaaaaatgtattattgtaccCGCAAATGTTTAGTTATGAAAGAGACAGAGCTGTGATTAAATTGTAGGCATCCTTAACTCCAGTCATTCCTCCTGGTTGCAATGCGTAGTCTTGATTGTGCAACAGCACTGCTGCGATCAAATTAAGATGTGTGTGATATTCAATAAATGGTGGATGGGCAGATTAAAGCAGATTATATGAATATACACAGCAAATGACacaaaacttgcaaatataaaggaaaaacctgaaaaatgagtggaggaacataattaaTGCAGGTGCCTCCagacaggtgtactgcatgatacaattaagcaattaacatcctatcatgctctggcatgtatacaaatgctgagcagaccCAGTTGACCTAGATTTTgcatcaagatggcaagaggaaaggatctaagtgccTTTTAAGAGGGGTCAGTATTGgggcaccataggcactggtctacatcttcaccatattctcgacaagtgggcgagtgcatgtgtgggacaccaagagaacaggacaggcctgactgctggaccctacagggagggggtccggaggctctgttatgctgtggggggcattgtcACCTTAGAGGGAACGGTCACTGCAAATAATTACAccgttattctgagtgatcacctttatcctatggtgacacatttctatcctaatgggagtggtctcttccagtatgacaatgccccccatccacagggcacgagggtcactgaatggtttgagtatgaaaatgatgtgaatcatatgctatggccttcacagtcaccagatctcaactcagttgaacacctatgggagattctggactgacgtgttagacagcgctctccaccaccatcatcaaacccccaaatgagggaatatctttagaaagaatggtgttcatccctccagtagagtccagagacccgtagaatctgtgccaagagcattgaagctgttctggcggctcgtggtgccaacaccttactgagacactttatgttggtttgtcCTTTAATGTGTCTCCCATCTGTATATAAATAACATACAAATAGttttattaaaagcaaacacacaataacGTGGCTACATTTAGTATTTTAAGGTTATTATGTGtgggattatagtgatattggAGGTGgggcttaaaaatatatatgtaggaCTTTGTGTAATAAATACTCTTATACAAATACTAGGCTCTTCTCCTTCCTGATGTAATTTCATGCGTATTGCTCGATAATCAAGTCATACAGCTTTGATTTAACGAGAGCCGCCCACTGTCTGCCCTGcaaggaaaaatattttatttaccgAGCTCTTCAGTAGGCCTATGTGGTCCTGCTGCGATTTTCTTATCCTGCAGTTCAGCTCTGGAAACCTGGGGGCCCACGGTCTGGATACTCACAGGGTCTTTCCGATGTCTCACCGCATCCCGATTCTGACTTCATTAGGATGTAGTGATGGCCGGCGGGGTGCAGTCATGTATGTTCATGTACAGCCAGTGTGGTTTAGAGCTCCCCACTTTATTACTGTCctggtttttgttttacagacGGGTTAAGTCGTCTGTAATGAGATCATGTGCCTAACGAGCCCCATTACACATGTACATCACTGTACCGCGTTTGAAATGCTTAGCCAGTGTTTCATATCTTCCTTTGAGGAGGCGCAGAAAGTTTCAGTTTGAGCTGACTGACAGAGACAACAGGCAAAATGTCATCTGAATTGTGTAAACAGCCTACAGGTCACCGAGGAGGCAGGACAGAACCTGAATGATCACATACACCTGGAGCTATTGCACATTCCTTTCACCCGTCTTGCGCAAGTGCCTCTCgtttgtctttttaattttaagcaATTGATTTGGAAGTGGGGCAGTTGTGCGCACAACACCGCAGAGGGGTAAGTTTATTCTGTGATGAAGATCAATTACTTACATCAGCAAATACGTGTCAGAATTGGAGAGGGGGTGAGGGGTTCTTGGGTATTTATAAAGTCTACCTGCTATCGTCCTGGgtaaataaatgtaactgcaaTGACCATTTCTCCATGTTGGCGAGAGTTTATATCCAGGATCATCTGACCATTTTCAATGTTCTTGAACATTTTTGATACTCCTTC
It contains:
- the LOC136768312 gene encoding zinc finger MYND domain-containing protein 15 gives rise to the protein MPPLSLSFSPQCQAVLFCSPRCLGADGRSSPAELSHQRCCPQLAVFMKHGPPLADLPFTFTAEVTSPDLDMEHFLSCRGLDSGYWMQKSMLVRPANWELESQAEQSKHSTPGTQQPYGPLHKESEMLLCGCPRTPPALNAPLVSWLQYYEWRGLDLSSPVCVLLSPALTIYHIITCLVPRDFPDLNILKKQSLRIHFLEAERHYSTPLIFWELSALLPHVTFELLFVGEGLPQTCVDKQHQLLQIKGGRVTLLSFGPENRKAKKSIRVKGYRWTYDLFQGPKPDLVIGFRSDFCLSNSWMSILHRLQSLRVPAYFCESSELSCVSGQPVMAAATGGSLSSPSLNPFHCPLRITGTDHCLPCYSNAFIFHLVYKPPPQARREQQEQQQPPPPQAFPPGPQRRGDRVKMKQREKKQAGRNMPRRKK